A portion of the Acidobacteriota bacterium genome contains these proteins:
- the serS gene encoding serine--tRNA ligase: MLDLRFIREHPDLVKTGAAHKNETCDIDRILALDEHRRDIIRSVERLKAERNRASAEIGKKKQAGQPADEAVAQMRAVGDRIAELDKQLHQIQADLDTALTWVPNLPHESVPIGRDEAANVVVREWGQIRQPEFKVLPHWEIGEKLGILDLAAAARVSGAGFYVLKGLGAGLQRALVNYMLDRHVADGFTEVHIPHLVTAETMFGTGQLPKLDDDMYKTADESLYLIPTAEVPITNLFRQQVIGHEDLPVCMVGHSPCYRREAGAAGKDTRGMIRVHQFDKVELVKVVRPEDSYEELESLVAQAEKVLQGLQLPYRVCMLASGDLSFASAKCYDLELWSEGVERYLEISSVSNFEDFQARRMACRFRDETGKLHYPHTLNGSGVALARLIPAILENYQNPDGSITIPEVLRPYMHGAERIT, translated from the coding sequence ATGCTTGACCTCAGATTCATCCGGGAGCATCCGGACTTGGTAAAGACCGGAGCAGCCCACAAGAACGAGACGTGCGACATCGACCGGATTCTTGCCCTTGATGAGCACCGTCGGGACATAATACGCTCCGTCGAGCGGCTCAAGGCGGAGCGCAACCGGGCCTCGGCGGAGATAGGCAAAAAGAAGCAGGCCGGCCAGCCGGCCGACGAGGCGGTTGCGCAGATGCGCGCCGTGGGCGACCGGATAGCTGAACTGGATAAGCAGTTACACCAGATCCAGGCCGACCTTGACACCGCCTTGACGTGGGTACCTAACCTGCCGCACGAATCGGTGCCGATAGGCAGGGACGAGGCCGCCAACGTGGTCGTCCGCGAGTGGGGGCAGATACGGCAGCCGGAGTTCAAGGTCCTGCCGCACTGGGAGATCGGCGAAAAGCTGGGGATTCTTGATCTGGCCGCGGCCGCCCGGGTTTCCGGAGCAGGCTTTTACGTGCTTAAGGGATTGGGCGCCGGTCTTCAGCGCGCCCTGGTAAACTACATGCTCGACCGGCACGTCGCCGACGGTTTTACGGAAGTTCACATCCCTCACCTGGTGACGGCCGAAACGATGTTCGGCACCGGGCAGCTTCCGAAGCTGGACGACGACATGTACAAGACCGCTGATGAATCCCTCTACCTGATTCCCACCGCAGAGGTTCCGATCACCAACCTCTTCAGACAGCAGGTCATCGGCCATGAGGACCTGCCGGTATGCATGGTCGGCCATTCCCCCTGTTACCGGCGTGAGGCCGGGGCGGCAGGAAAGGATACTCGGGGCATGATTCGCGTGCACCAGTTCGACAAGGTGGAGCTGGTGAAGGTGGTTCGCCCGGAGGACTCGTACGAGGAACTGGAGTCGCTGGTCGCGCAGGCTGAGAAGGTCCTGCAGGGGCTGCAACTGCCGTATCGCGTCTGCATGCTGGCCTCGGGCGATCTGTCGTTTGCCTCGGCCAAGTGCTACGATCTGGAATTGTGGTCGGAGGGAGTTGAGCGGTACCTGGAGATCTCCTCGGTGTCCAATTTCGAGGATTTCCAGGCCCGGCGAATGGCGTGCCGCTTCCGCGACGAGACAGGGAAGCTGCACTATCCTCACACGCTGAACGGCTCCGGGGTGGCCCTGGCCCGCCTGATACCGGCTATTCTCGAGAACTACCAGAACCCTGACGGGAGTATCACCATCCCCGAGGTTCTTCGACCCTACATGCATGGAGCTGAGCGGATCACGTAA
- a CDS encoding HAMP domain-containing sensor histidine kinase, translated as MAAKRKIINRTSDLYIGKSTLFKTFLLVGVAAVSVVFIWYTFSVIDVLKQDTRRQVDLYVKLWQEVANSPTSSGELQVIFDEVILKASFPIVVCDSARVPHSWRNIPGVLPGDTALATRLKMEEVTQKMRADNGEYPLYITPEHVNYFYYGDSRVISQLTLMPFIEIGIVLAFLAVGIIGFQNIRRSEERYIWVGMAKETAHQLGTPISSLLGWLEVIGVENRSRMDSQAQQELIASTAENMQVDVERLQRVANRFGLIGSIPDLDPCDLNELVQEAVSYYRRRVPFKGKGIQIRFERGELPQVHANAELFGWALENLIKNSLEVVDSMSGRIVVATAAGSEGTDVCLEIKDNGPGIAAPAARKIFRPGFTTKKRGWGMGLTLVKRIIEEYHGGHIDLKRSKPGETVFEILLPVRNNAKG; from the coding sequence ATGGCGGCAAAGCGGAAGATCATAAACCGCACGTCAGACCTGTACATCGGCAAGTCGACCCTGTTCAAGACGTTTCTCCTGGTCGGGGTGGCGGCGGTCTCGGTGGTGTTCATCTGGTATACGTTCTCCGTTATTGACGTTCTGAAGCAGGATACGCGCCGCCAGGTGGACCTGTACGTCAAGCTCTGGCAGGAGGTCGCCAACTCGCCGACCTCCAGCGGGGAATTGCAGGTTATCTTCGACGAGGTCATCCTGAAAGCCAGCTTTCCGATTGTCGTCTGCGACAGTGCGCGTGTGCCGCACTCGTGGCGCAACATCCCCGGCGTTCTGCCCGGTGACACTGCCCTTGCGACTCGCCTGAAAATGGAGGAAGTGACACAAAAAATGCGGGCGGATAACGGGGAATACCCGCTGTATATAACCCCCGAGCACGTCAATTATTTCTACTACGGTGATTCCCGGGTCATCAGCCAGCTCACGCTGATGCCTTTTATCGAAATTGGTATTGTCCTGGCCTTTCTGGCCGTGGGAATAATTGGCTTCCAGAACATCAGGCGCAGCGAGGAACGGTATATCTGGGTGGGCATGGCCAAGGAGACGGCGCACCAACTCGGCACCCCCATCTCGTCGCTGCTGGGCTGGCTGGAGGTTATCGGTGTCGAGAATCGTTCCAGGATGGATTCACAGGCCCAGCAGGAGCTTATCGCGAGCACGGCGGAGAATATGCAGGTCGACGTAGAGCGACTGCAGCGGGTGGCTAACCGTTTCGGGCTGATCGGATCGATACCGGACCTGGACCCCTGCGATCTGAACGAACTGGTCCAGGAAGCAGTCTCGTACTACCGTCGGCGTGTGCCATTCAAGGGGAAAGGGATTCAGATTCGGTTTGAGCGAGGAGAATTGCCGCAGGTGCACGCCAATGCCGAACTGTTCGGCTGGGCGCTTGAAAATCTCATAAAGAACAGTCTGGAAGTTGTGGATTCCATGTCGGGCAGGATCGTGGTTGCCACCGCGGCCGGCTCCGAAGGCACGGACGTCTGCCTGGAAATAAAGGATAACGGCCCGGGGATAGCGGCACCGGCGGCCCGAAAGATCTTCAGGCCGGGATTCACCACGAAAAAACGCGGCTGGGGAATGGGCCTTACCCTTGTCAAGCGTATAATAGAAGAGTATCACGGCGGCCACATCGACTTAAAGCGATCAAAACCCGGCGAGACGGTGTTTGAAATACTACTGCCGGTCAGGAATAACGCAAAAGGATAA
- a CDS encoding response regulator: MTTVSDKKRILWVDDEIDSLKPHILFLENKGFEVVPAMSGDDGIMAVRQQLFDLVLLDEVMPGKDGLTTLEEMKDIRPYLPVVMVTKSEEESLMEEAIGQKIDDYLVKPVNPSQILLVIKRLLDARKIIDSSSMRRYITEINRFNQRLYGHMAPEDWHEAARIGASWNLQLDESNDEGLQHTHTGTQKEWNIEFTKYVLSNYRDWLDSEQRPLLSPDVTTRFVVPRLKKNQQVLYIVVDCLRLDQWMLVEPLLAEFFNIERHYYYSILPTATPFARNALFAGLFPDDIARTYPENYRLQDEGSLNRYEEKFLLDNLARHGVRPERQVRYTKIFSNSEGEELARRISDYFECSLATIVFNFLDILAHGRSNNVILKEIAGTDAAFRSLMKSWFVHSPLFAILKAFASRDFTVVLTSDHGSVLCKRGTMAHGRRSTSTNLRYKYGDNLNSDPKESLIIKKPAEWRLPLFTLATTYIIAKEDFYFVYPNNYNEMVRLFQNSFQHGGISLDEMVVPLAVLTPR, from the coding sequence ATGACGACAGTGTCGGATAAGAAGCGCATTCTGTGGGTGGATGACGAGATCGACTCGCTCAAGCCTCACATTCTCTTTCTGGAAAACAAGGGCTTCGAGGTGGTACCGGCCATGTCCGGTGATGACGGCATCATGGCTGTCAGGCAGCAGTTGTTTGACCTGGTTCTGCTCGATGAGGTCATGCCGGGCAAGGACGGTCTGACAACGCTGGAGGAAATGAAGGATATCCGTCCGTACCTTCCCGTGGTCATGGTCACCAAGTCGGAGGAAGAGAGCCTGATGGAGGAGGCGATCGGCCAGAAGATTGATGACTATCTCGTCAAGCCGGTCAACCCGTCCCAGATTCTCCTGGTCATAAAGCGGCTGCTGGACGCCAGGAAAATAATCGATTCCTCGTCCATGCGCCGGTATATCACTGAGATCAACCGGTTCAACCAGCGCCTTTACGGTCACATGGCACCGGAAGACTGGCACGAGGCGGCACGTATCGGGGCCTCGTGGAATCTGCAGCTGGATGAAAGCAACGACGAGGGCCTCCAGCACACGCACACGGGAACCCAGAAAGAGTGGAACATCGAGTTCACGAAATACGTGCTCAGCAACTACAGGGACTGGCTCGATAGCGAGCAGCGGCCCCTCCTGTCACCGGACGTCACCACCCGTTTTGTCGTTCCGAGGTTGAAAAAGAACCAGCAGGTGCTCTACATCGTTGTCGACTGTCTTCGTCTGGACCAGTGGATGCTTGTCGAGCCGCTCCTGGCCGAGTTCTTCAATATCGAGCGACACTACTATTACTCCATTCTTCCCACCGCGACGCCGTTTGCCCGCAACGCGCTCTTTGCCGGACTGTTCCCGGATGATATCGCCAGAACGTACCCCGAAAACTACCGGTTACAGGACGAGGGTTCGTTGAACCGGTACGAGGAGAAGTTCCTTCTCGATAACCTCGCCCGTCACGGTGTTCGCCCGGAACGGCAGGTCCGGTATACCAAGATCTTCAGCAACAGCGAGGGGGAGGAACTGGCCAGGCGCATCTCCGATTACTTCGAGTGCTCGCTGGCCACCATCGTGTTCAACTTCCTTGACATTCTTGCGCACGGTCGTTCGAACAACGTCATTCTCAAGGAGATCGCGGGTACGGACGCTGCGTTCCGTTCTTTGATGAAAAGCTGGTTCGTACACTCGCCGTTGTTTGCAATCCTCAAGGCTTTTGCCTCGCGCGATTTTACCGTCGTCCTGACCTCGGACCACGGCTCGGTCCTGTGCAAGCGAGGCACCATGGCCCACGGGCGGCGTTCAACCTCGACCAACCTGCGCTACAAGTACGGTGACAACCTGAATTCCGACCCGAAAGAGTCGTTGATCATCAAGAAACCGGCTGAATGGCGGTTGCCGCTGTTCACTCTGGCCACCACCTACATCATCGCCAAGGAAGATTTCTACTTCGTATACCCCAACAACTACAATGAGATGGTGCGTCTGTTTCAGAACTCCTTCCAGCACGGCGGCATTTCGCTCGATGAGATGGTCGTGCCGCTGGCCGTTTTGACCCCGAGGTAG
- the tsaE gene encoding tRNA (adenosine(37)-N6)-threonylcarbamoyltransferase complex ATPase subunit type 1 TsaE — protein MRALQIVSHSEEQTLGLAARLAPSFGSGDVVVLTGELGAGKTAFVRGLAAARGISEDLVSSPSFTFINEYPAEVPLYHFDFYRLSDPSELREIGWDDYLSRDGLIVVEWGERAGDHLPDRYYLVTFAILSVNERQIDLSLVQR, from the coding sequence GTGAGGGCTCTTCAGATCGTTTCGCATTCGGAGGAGCAGACGCTCGGCCTTGCCGCCAGGCTGGCCCCATCCTTCGGGTCCGGGGATGTCGTCGTGCTTACCGGCGAGCTCGGGGCCGGCAAAACCGCTTTTGTCAGGGGACTGGCGGCCGCCCGCGGTATCAGTGAAGACCTCGTGAGTTCGCCGTCGTTTACATTCATTAACGAGTATCCGGCCGAGGTGCCACTGTACCACTTCGACTTCTACCGTCTGTCGGACCCGTCGGAACTGCGTGAAATCGGCTGGGACGACTACCTTTCGCGAGACGGTCTGATCGTCGTCGAATGGGGAGAGCGAGCCGGTGACCACCTGCCCGACCGCTACTATCTGGTCACTTTTGCCATCCTCAGTGTCAACGAGCGGCAGATAGACCTGTCACTGGTGCAAAGATGA
- the tsaB gene encoding tRNA (adenosine(37)-N6)-threonylcarbamoyltransferase complex dimerization subunit type 1 TsaB, giving the protein MTGREYRNMLAIDTATMRLKLALAFGPDRLVKSDNRMERTHGQMIMKKIDELFLSAGLAKKMLDVIVVSRGPGSFTGLRIGLAAAKGISAALGIPVIGVDLFELSAYKLRDVATPVILLLPHRRDEFFTAVVEHGACSMETVKTVPLGDVGKVVSAGQVRLVGVDPAAMSTEAAAAAHAEVLEYDAADLLHVGLRKLAAGGPDDVTRLEPLYLQKSQAEIRFEERRKRK; this is encoded by the coding sequence ATGACCGGGCGCGAGTACAGGAACATGCTGGCGATCGATACGGCCACGATGCGCCTGAAACTCGCGCTGGCCTTCGGCCCCGACCGGCTGGTGAAATCAGACAACCGCATGGAACGCACTCACGGCCAGATGATCATGAAGAAAATAGACGAGCTTTTTCTCTCGGCCGGGCTGGCGAAGAAAATGCTGGACGTAATTGTCGTCTCGCGCGGTCCCGGTTCTTTTACGGGGCTGCGGATCGGCCTGGCGGCAGCCAAGGGGATATCCGCGGCCCTGGGCATTCCCGTAATCGGCGTGGACCTGTTTGAGCTGTCGGCCTATAAACTCCGCGACGTGGCAACGCCGGTGATTCTGCTGCTGCCGCATCGTCGGGACGAATTCTTTACCGCTGTCGTCGAACACGGGGCCTGCTCCATGGAGACGGTAAAAACTGTGCCACTCGGGGACGTCGGCAAGGTTGTCTCGGCCGGGCAGGTCAGGTTGGTGGGTGTCGATCCGGCGGCGATGTCAACCGAAGCGGCCGCCGCCGCGCACGCCGAAGTGCTGGAATATGACGCGGCCGATCTGCTGCACGTCGGGCTGCGCAAGCTCGCCGCCGGCGGGCCTGACGACGTCACGCGCCTGGAACCCCTCTACCTGCAGAAGTCACAAGCGGAGATACGGTTTGAAGAACGCCGGAAACGAAAATGA
- the rimI gene encoding ribosomal protein S18-alanine N-acetyltransferase has product MKNAGNENELAVVLRRMTEGDLASVVRLERQIFPDPWPRSAFARQPGDESWGAVIAEYEGRLVGYACYLVAIGECHLINIAVDPEHRRKSVAKQLLFCIFQVAVDNACKLIRLEVRVSNETAIAFYRRYGFEKLCQRPEYYQQPQEDALVMVKPLEAPTKSE; this is encoded by the coding sequence TTGAAGAACGCCGGAAACGAAAATGAACTGGCCGTTGTTCTTCGGCGCATGACCGAGGGCGACCTGGCTTCCGTGGTTCGGCTGGAGAGGCAGATTTTCCCGGATCCCTGGCCGCGTTCGGCTTTTGCCCGGCAGCCGGGCGATGAGAGTTGGGGTGCCGTTATCGCCGAATACGAGGGCCGGCTGGTCGGCTATGCCTGCTACCTGGTTGCCATCGGCGAGTGTCACCTTATCAATATCGCGGTCGATCCGGAGCACCGACGGAAATCGGTTGCTAAACAGTTGCTGTTCTGTATCTTTCAGGTCGCTGTTGACAACGCGTGCAAGCTCATACGTCTCGAGGTTCGCGTGTCCAACGAGACCGCGATCGCCTTCTACCGGAGGTATGGTTTTGAAAAGCTCTGCCAGCGGCCCGAGTATTACCAACAGCCGCAGGAGGATGCACTGGTAATGGTCAAACCCCTGGAAGCACCTACGAAGAGTGAGTGA
- the accD gene encoding acetyl-CoA carboxylase, carboxyltransferase subunit beta, translated as MEWFKKAKSGLVAQEKRDIPEGLWTKCPSCGEIVYSKKMEQLFWVCPGCNYHFRYSSRKYIQLLLDDGHLEELDTNLKSIDPLKFRDSKKYVDRLKAANEKSGGTEGLITGLAKIGGMEVSFAIMDFTFIGGSMGSAVGEKVARTIERSVEREIPLVIVSCSGGARMQEGILSLMQMAKTSGLLSRLAERKIPYISVLTNPTTAGVMASYASLGDVVIAEPKALLGFAGPRVIQQTIGQDLPEGFQSSEFFLEKGFLDKIVDRKDLRETVIRLLRYMGKG; from the coding sequence ATGGAGTGGTTTAAAAAGGCAAAATCAGGTCTCGTAGCGCAGGAAAAGCGAGATATCCCCGAAGGACTGTGGACGAAGTGTCCCTCGTGCGGCGAGATCGTATACAGCAAGAAGATGGAGCAACTGTTCTGGGTTTGCCCCGGCTGCAACTACCACTTTCGTTACAGCAGCCGCAAATACATACAGTTGCTGCTTGACGACGGGCATCTCGAAGAGTTGGACACGAACTTGAAGTCGATTGACCCGCTGAAGTTTCGTGACTCCAAGAAGTACGTTGATCGTCTCAAGGCGGCCAATGAGAAATCCGGCGGCACTGAAGGTTTGATCACGGGGCTGGCGAAAATCGGCGGGATGGAGGTGTCGTTTGCGATCATGGACTTCACCTTTATAGGCGGCTCCATGGGGTCGGCGGTAGGCGAGAAGGTCGCCAGGACGATTGAGCGCTCGGTCGAGCGCGAGATCCCGCTGGTTATCGTCTCCTGCTCCGGCGGCGCACGCATGCAGGAAGGCATCCTCTCGCTCATGCAGATGGCCAAGACCTCCGGGCTTCTGTCCAGGTTGGCTGAGAGGAAGATTCCCTACATTTCCGTCCTGACCAACCCGACTACGGCCGGCGTTATGGCCTCGTACGCGTCGCTCGGCGACGTTGTAATTGCCGAACCTAAGGCCCTGCTCGGATTTGCCGGGCCGCGGGTGATCCAGCAGACGATCGGGCAGGATCTTCCCGAGGGTTTCCAATCCTCCGAATTCTTCCTTGAGAAGGGATTCCTCGATAAGATCGTCGACCGCAAGGACCTCCGTGAAACCGTCATCCGGCTGTTGCGCTATATGGGGAAGGGCTGA
- a CDS encoding Mur ligase family protein — MTALALDYFSRTQVDVAIVETGLGGRLDATSVLRPCLTVTTNVSRDHVEILGATLRRIAGEKAGIVKPGVPHLIGILPGEAEKVMRTVCRKLDAPFHSLRTYDFGADSARGRVDFNGRWFRAAGLSVPLPGKHQLYNCALALAAVDVLCRSGFKFTRRAVRRGLQAVDWPGRFQVVRRDGRPTLVLDVCHNAGGARAFVATFAAQFPGRKTSIILGLVKRKEHQLIVRALSRVAADFSLVPLRTKRSTNPRELLAQLDWTSIPVRAYGRLGTAYGHLLKSSGSDDIITVTGSHYLVGELLRDYMRV; from the coding sequence ATAACCGCTCTGGCCCTGGACTACTTCTCACGAACGCAGGTGGACGTTGCGATCGTGGAAACCGGTCTTGGCGGGAGGCTGGATGCCACCAGCGTGCTGCGGCCATGCCTGACCGTGACCACCAACGTCAGCCGTGACCACGTCGAGATTCTCGGCGCCACCTTAAGGCGCATCGCCGGGGAGAAGGCGGGTATAGTCAAGCCCGGGGTTCCTCACCTGATCGGAATCCTACCGGGCGAGGCCGAGAAAGTCATGCGTACCGTTTGCCGAAAGCTGGATGCGCCCTTTCATAGTCTGAGAACGTACGACTTCGGGGCAGACAGCGCCCGGGGCCGGGTGGATTTCAACGGGCGGTGGTTTCGTGCGGCCGGGCTGTCGGTGCCGCTGCCCGGCAAACATCAACTCTACAACTGTGCTCTTGCCCTGGCGGCGGTCGACGTGTTGTGCCGCAGCGGTTTCAAATTCACGCGTCGCGCCGTAAGGCGGGGACTTCAAGCCGTCGATTGGCCGGGCCGCTTCCAGGTGGTGAGACGTGACGGTCGGCCGACCCTGGTGCTTGACGTTTGCCACAACGCCGGCGGGGCACGAGCCTTTGTGGCAACCTTCGCGGCTCAGTTTCCCGGCCGTAAGACTTCGATCATCCTCGGCCTGGTGAAGCGAAAGGAGCACCAGTTGATCGTCAGGGCACTTTCGCGCGTGGCCGCAGACTTCTCCCTTGTCCCGCTCAGGACAAAGCGTTCGACCAATCCCCGGGAACTCCTGGCCCAACTTGACTGGACTTCAATCCCCGTCAGGGCATACGGCCGGTTGGGCACCGCCTACGGTCATCTGTTGAAATCTTCCGGGTCAGACGATATTATAACGGTGACAGGCTCTCACTATCTGGTAGGTGAACTGCTGCGGGATTATATGCGAGTATGA
- a CDS encoding ATP-binding protein, producing the protein MKKKSSRKPAKTGPKAVSRDQAKFAAAVESVADLKGQLEEKVGLLSATNRQLKRKIFDLYTIFEISRNFNAVLDYQTLLDSFIFTCLGQVGALKGTIFLKRDGQSDRFYPAKSKGSGDLPGPDQYFSADSQLARYLTKLNRPSLTGDLLKSISTTSEQEILQSFESGIVVPLIYQTRLSGIFAMADKISGREFNVDDIEFLSILGNQIAVAIENARLYEGERNAIQQLRAAQQQLLYSERLAALGEMSAKIAHEVNNPLGIIKNYVALLQRSVGKDRPEGEYAEVVGQEINRIADIVKQLLDFHRPRSVTRKRVDVASVIDEVLVLMERQLASSRIEVRRDFDVKGAHVQGSPENLKQVVLNLVINARDAMSEGGCLTVSVGAEQGEVIIGIADTGPGISPELIPRIFEPFFTTKEPGRGTGLGLSVCYGIIRNHNGSITFKNLESGGCFEIRLPAGPEKE; encoded by the coding sequence ATGAAGAAGAAATCGTCCAGGAAACCTGCGAAGACCGGGCCAAAGGCCGTGTCACGGGATCAGGCTAAGTTCGCTGCGGCCGTGGAGTCGGTGGCCGACCTCAAGGGGCAGTTGGAGGAGAAGGTCGGGCTGCTCAGCGCCACCAACCGGCAACTGAAGCGCAAGATATTCGACCTGTACACGATTTTCGAGATCAGCCGGAATTTCAACGCTGTCCTGGACTACCAAACGCTGCTGGACAGCTTCATTTTCACCTGTCTCGGCCAAGTTGGAGCTCTCAAGGGGACTATCTTCCTGAAGCGCGACGGCCAGTCGGACCGGTTCTATCCGGCCAAGTCCAAGGGCTCGGGAGACCTGCCGGGACCGGATCAGTACTTCTCCGCCGATTCGCAGTTGGCCAGATACCTCACCAAACTGAATCGACCGTCTCTGACCGGGGACCTGCTCAAGAGTATCTCGACCACGAGCGAGCAGGAAATTCTTCAGTCGTTTGAGTCGGGCATTGTCGTCCCCCTGATTTACCAGACGCGACTCAGCGGCATCTTTGCCATGGCCGATAAGATCTCCGGGCGGGAGTTCAACGTCGACGACATCGAATTCCTGTCCATTCTCGGAAATCAGATAGCCGTTGCCATCGAGAACGCCCGCCTGTACGAGGGGGAAAGGAACGCCATCCAGCAGCTTCGAGCCGCTCAGCAGCAACTCTTGTATTCGGAGCGTCTGGCCGCGCTGGGTGAAATGTCGGCGAAAATCGCGCACGAAGTGAACAACCCGCTCGGGATCATCAAGAACTACGTCGCCCTGCTGCAGCGTTCGGTGGGCAAAGACAGACCGGAGGGCGAGTATGCCGAAGTCGTCGGACAGGAGATCAACAGGATTGCCGACATAGTAAAGCAGCTTCTGGACTTCCATCGGCCCCGCAGCGTTACCCGGAAGCGCGTAGACGTGGCGAGCGTGATCGACGAGGTGCTGGTCCTGATGGAGCGGCAGTTGGCGTCGAGCAGAATCGAGGTGCGTCGGGATTTCGACGTGAAGGGTGCACACGTGCAGGGTTCCCCGGAGAACCTCAAGCAGGTCGTGCTGAATCTTGTGATAAACGCGCGCGACGCGATGAGTGAAGGCGGCTGCCTGACCGTGTCCGTCGGCGCTGAGCAGGGCGAGGTCATCATCGGCATTGCGGACACGGGGCCGGGCATATCTCCTGAACTTATCCCGCGGATTTTCGAGCCGTTTTTCACCACCAAAGAGCCGGGCCGCGGAACGGGGCTGGGACTTTCCGTCTGTTACGGCATCATACGCAATCACAACGGGTCGATAACGTTCAAGAACCTCGAGTCCGGCGGTTGTTTTGAAATCCGGCTGCCGGCTGGCCCGGAGAAGGAGTGA